CTTGGAGTTCTCGTTGCGGTGGCCGATGATCGACGCCAGCGAGGTGGATTTACCCGTGCCGGTGGCGCCGACGAAAATGATCAGCCCGCGCTTGGTCATCGCCAGCTCTTTGAGCTGCTCTGGCAGGCCGAGGCCGTCAATGGTTGGGATCTTGGTCTCGATGCGGCGCAGCACCATGCCCACCAGGTTGCGCTGGAAGAACGCCGAGACCCGGAAGCGGCCCACGTTGCGCACCGCGATGGCGAAGTTCAACTCCTTCTTGTCGGCGAATTCGCGTCGCTGTTTCTCGTTCATGACGCCGACGACCAGCTCGCGAGCTTTCTCCGGCGTCAGCGCACTGCTGCTGACTGGCACCACCCTGCCGTGGACCTTGATCGACGGTGGTACGCCGGCAGTGATAAAGAGGTCGGATGCGCCTTTCTCGACGACGAGCTGCAGGAGTCTTTCGATTTCCATGGTTGTTACCGCTGTTCTTTCGCGTTTTATTGGGTTCTTCCGAACCGTTTTTCAGGAAGTTCGGAGGCGGCCAGTTGCCCGGCCTTCGATTTTTACGTTGTCGCTTCTTGAACCGGTGCGACGCCAGCGATGTTGAAATTATTCACGAAGGAATCCTTCCAACAGCAGGTTAGAAGCTCTCCGGCATCTTGGCTTTCTCGCGCGCGACTTCGCGGGTGATGATGCGTCGTTCCACCAGATCCTGCAGGCATTGGTCCATGGTCTGCATGCCGACGCTGGCACCGGTCTGGATGGCGGAGTACATCTGCGCCACCTTGTCCTCACGGATCAGGTTGCGGATGGCCGAGGTGCCGCGCATGATCTCGTGCGCGGCCACACGGCCGCCGCCGTTTTTCTTCATCAGGGTCTGGGATACCACCGCCTGCAGTGATTCCGACAGCATCGAGCGCACCATGGATTTCTCTTGCGCCGGGAACACGTCCACGACCCGGTCGATGGTCTTGGCGGCGGAGGTGGTGTGCAGGGTGCCGAACACCAGGTGGCCGGTTTCCGCGGCAGTCAGTGCCAGGCGGATGGTTTCCAGGTCGCGCAATTCGCCCACCAGAATGATGTCCGGGTCTTCCCGCAGTGCCGAGCGCAGGGCTTCGGCGAAGCCGTGGGTGTCGCGGTGCACCTCGCGCTGGTTGACCAGGCACTTCTTGGATTCGTGTACGAATTCGATCGGGTCCTCGATGGTGAGGATGTGCTCGTACTTGTTGTCGTTGATGTAGTCCATCATCGCCGCCAGGGTGGTGGACTTACCGGAACCGGTAGGGCCGGTCACCAGTACCAGGCCGCGTGGGGTGTCAGAGATCTGCTTGAACACCTGGCCCATCCCCAGGTCTTCCATCGTCAGTACCTTGGACGGAATGGTCCGGAACACGGCGCCGGCACCGCGGTTGTGGTTGAAGGCGTTGACCCGGAAGCGCGCCACGCCGGGCACCTCGAAGGAGAAGTCGGTCTCCAGGAACTCCTCGTAATCCTTGCGCTGCTTGTCGTTCATGATCTCGTAGATCAGACCGTGCACCTGCTTGTGCTCCATCGGTGGCAGGTTGATGCGACGCACATCGCCATCGACGCGGATCATCGGAGGCAGGCCCGCGGACAGATGGAGGTCGGAGGCGTTCTGCTTGGCGCTGAAGGCGAGGAGTTCTGTGATGTCCATACTGCTACCTTATTGTTCTCTCTACCTTATGGAAGTGGGGGGTTTTGCGTAGAATCTGCCCCTTTCTGGTATCGAGCTAGTATATGCGCAAAGAGGACATCACCGAAAACCTCAATCGTGTTCGTGAGCGGATCGTCACAGCCTGTGCCGAGAGCGGGCGCGATCCGCAGTCGGTGACATTGCTGGCAGTTTCCAAGACCCGCCCGGCCGGGGATCTGCGTGTCGCCTGCGCCGCCGGCCAGCGGGACTTTGGCGAAAATTACCTGCAGGAGGCGCTGGAGAAGCAGGCCCAGCTGTCAGACCTGCCGATTGTGTGGCATTTCATCGGCCCGTTGCAGTCGAACAAGACCCGCGCGGTGGCCGAGCACTTCGACTGGATGCACAGCGTCGACCGGTTGAAAATTGCCCAGCGCCTGTCGGCGCAGCGCCCGGCCGGGCTGGCGCCGCTGAATATCTGCCTGCAGGTCAATATCGACGCCGAGCAGAGCAAGTCTGGCGCGCCGCCGGCGGAAGTCGCCGCACTGGCGCAGGCGGTAGCCGCGCTGCCGAACCTGCGCCTGCGCGGCCTGATGGCGATTCCGGCGCCGCGGCCGGATCCGGCGCTGCAGTGCCAGCCGTTCGAGCGCATGGCGGCCCTGTTACAGGATCTGCGCGAGCAGCTGCCGGAGCAGCCGCTGGATACCCTGTCGATGGGTATGTCCGCCGATATGGCGGCAGCCATCGCCGGTGGTGCGACCATCGTGCGCATCGGTACCGATATTTTCGGCGCACGCCAGTAAACGCCCCCGGCGGCGGGTTTTCGCCGCGAAAATTCCGCCGCCTGAAACGAGACAGCAGGAGTAATCGATGTCTGAACCCAAGATGGTCTTTATCGGTGGTGCCGGCAATATGGCCGGCGCAGTGATCGGTGGCCTGGTGGCCAGCGGCTACCCGGCGGCGCAGATTGTCGCCACCGGCCGCAATGAACAGAAACTGGCGGACTTTGCTGCACGCACCGGTGTGCAGGTAAGCACCGATAACGCCGCGGCGGTGGCCGAGGCCGAGGTGCTGGTGCTGTCGGTGAAGCCGCAGATGATGAAGGAACTGTGCGCTTCCATCGCCCCGGTACTGGAAGCGCAAGTGAGCGGTCGCAAACCCCTGGTCATAACGCTGGCCGCGGGTATTCCACTGGCGGCCTACCAGCGCTGGCTGGGGGCCGGGGTGCCGATTGTGCGCGCCATGCCCAATACCCCGGCGCTGGTGGGCACCGGGGTGACCGGTCTCTACGCCGGGGACGGCGTCACCGAGGCGCAGCGGCAGATCGCCACACAGATGGCCGAGGCGGTGGGCATCGCCTACTGGGTGGGCGAGGAGTCCGGGATCGATCAGGTGATCGCCGTGTCCGGCTCCGGTCCGGCCTATTATTTCCAGTTTATGGAGTCGATGATCGACGCGGCGGAGAAGGCCGGTATGGCCCGCGACGATGCCGAGCGGCTCACCTTGCAAACCGCTCTGGGGGCAGCGAAACTGGCGGCAGCGAGCGACGTGGATGTGGCCCAGCTGAAGCGCAACGTAATGTCCCCGAACGGCACCACCGAACGCGCCGTGCAGCGCTTCCAGAGCGGCGGCCTGCCGCAGCTGGTGGCGCAGGCGATGGGCGATTGCGCCGCGCGCGCGGCGGAAATGGCGCGAGAGCTGGACAACTGATTGTCCGGCCGCTCTATCTGGCCTGTGGCCAGCGGCGGCACCTGCCCGTGCCGCTGAAAACTCCGGCAAACCATTAAAGGAATGGGAATGGTCAACACCTTCAGTAATATCGGCGTCTTTCTCCTGGCCACGATCGGCATCCTCTACCTGTTCGCGGTGCTGATGCGCTTTCTGCTGCAGCTGGCGCGGGCGGACTTCTACAATCCCATTTCCCAGGGCATCGTCAAGGTGACCAATGCGCCGCTGCTGCCGCTGCGCAAGGTGGTGCCGGGCATGTTCGGTGTGGACATGGCATCGCTGGTACTGGCGGTGCTGGTGGGTTGGTTGATGATTCTCGGTTGCGGGTTGCTGGCGGGCGTCGGCCTGATCAATCCCCTCAGTGCACTGCTGTGGTCGCTGATCGGTTGTACCATGACGGTGCTGGCGATCGTATTCGTGGGGATGCTGGTCTCCATCGTGTTCAGCTGGATCGCGCCGCAGAGCGGCCATCCGGCACTGATGCTGCTGCGCCAGCTGCTGGAGCCCTTCTGTGCGCCGGTGCGCCGGCTGATCCCGCCGCTGGGCATGATCGACATCAGCCCGATTTTCGTCTTCATCCTGCTGACGGTGGCCGACAAGCTGTTGTTCGGCTTTGCGCAGATGGCGAATATGCCGCAGTTCGTCTACCAGCTGTTCTGGCATATTCCGGGCTTCTGATTCCCTCTCTTCCCGCGGACTGGGTCGCACTTTGTGCGGTCCAGCCCTTCTATAATGCCCCATCTTGGCCGAGAATGGCCGGCTAAATTCGCATGCAGTAATAACAAGAACCCAAAACATGGAAGATGCAATCTTGCGCCAGCATATCGCCGACTACGACCGCTGGAAAAAAGCACTGGATCTGCAGTTCGCCACCTTCAACGGCTGGCTCCAGGAACATTTCCCCAATTCCGCCGGCGCCCGCCAGGTGGTACAACAGGCGCGCGCGCTGCTGGCCGAAGACCAGTTCACGCTGGCGCTGGTGGGCGAGTTCTCCCGTGGCAAGACCGAACTGATCAACGCCCTGCTGTCGCACACCTATGGCAAGCGGCTGCTGCCGTCGAAGCCGGGGCGCACCACCATGTGCCCGACGGAAATCTTCAGCGACGGCAGCGAGAGCGCCAGCCTGCGCCTGTTGCCGATCGAGACCCTGGGCACCAATACCAGTCTGGAAAGCTTTCGCCGCATTCCGCAGAAGTGGGTCACCCACGAGTTCAACGCCAACGACGCCGAAGCTACGCGCGAGGCACTGCTGAAGGTGGCCGCCAGCAAGGCGGTGACGCCGGACGAGGCGGCGCGCTACGGCTTTGACCGCCGCCACCTCGACGGCAAGGGCAACCTGGTGCAGATCCCCGCCTGGCGCTACGCGCTGATCTGCCTGCCGCACCCGCTGCTGGCCCAGGGGCTGCGCATCATCGACACCCCGGGGCTCAACGCGCTCGGCAACGAACCGGAACTGACGCTGTCCACGCTGCCCAGCGCCCAGGCCGTGGCCTTCCTGCTGGCCGCCGATGCCGGCGTCAGCGGTACCGACCTGAATATGTGGGAAACCCACCTGGTACCCCTGCGCGAGCACCGCGGTACCGCAGTGATGGCACTGCTGAACAAGATCGATGCCATGTGGGACGACCCGGACGAGGACGCCGAGCTGCTGGTACGGCAGATGCGCGCCCAGGTGGCGAAACTGCTGGAGCTGCCCCAGGAGAGTGTCGTCGGGGTATCGGCCAAGAAGGCCCTGCTGGCGCGCCAGCAGCAGGATCCGCAAATGCTCGCGCAGAGCCGTTTCGGTGAGTTCGAAAAGCTACTGGTACAGCGGCTGATGGAGCATCGCCAGAAGGTGGCCGAGCACCGCTCGCTGCACCAGGCGCTGACGCTGATGGCGGATACCCGCGACCTGCTCAAGCGCCGCCTCAACAGCGGCCGCGCCGCGCTCACCCACCTGCAGCGCAATACCGCTACCAGCGACGAACAGCTGGCCGAACTGGCCCAGCTGCAGCAGACCGCGCGCGAACAGCACAAGGTCTGCCACCAGGAGCTGCTGACGCTGAAATCCAGCCAGCGCACCCTGGCGCGCCAGCGCGCCTCGCTGCTGGCCCCCGTCTCCAGCCAGCAGCTGCAGCAGCTGATTGACGATACCAGCCGCGCCCTGCACGAGCGCTGGACCCCGCTGGGGCTGGCGAAGGCGATCGACTCTTTTATGGAAGGGGTGGATCAGCAGATGGATAACCTGCAGCGGGAAGTTACCCAGGCCAACCGACTGGTGGATGCGATCTTCGAGCGCTCGTCGCTGAAGAACCTGGAAACCTACGAGCAGCACCTCAATATCCACAGCTTCCGCATCGCCCTGCGCGGCCTGCACCGCCAGGCGGCACAGCTGCGCCGTTCGCCGCAATTGTTACTGGCGCGCCGCAACCGACTCACCGAGCGCTTTCTGGCCACGCTGGCCAGCGAGGTGGGGCGTCTCTACAGCCAGCTGATCTCTGCCGCGGACGGCTGGACCGAGCAGGCGCTGGAGCCGCTCAAGCAGCACGTGCAGTACCAGAAGCACCTGCTCAACCGCCATATGATCAAGCTCACCGAGCTGAAGCAGAAAACCCAGACCAAGCGCACCGACCTGCGTGCGCTGGAAGAGGAGATATTGCGCAATGACAATGCGCTCGCCTCCCTCGAGGAGTTCCTGCGCCAGAGCAGTGCCGCACCACAACCGCTGGCGCCGGCACCGCAGGCCAGCAATGTGACCCCGCTGAAGGCGCCGGCGAGCAGCTGACGCCTCTGCGCAGTGCACGGCCGCCGGCGGGCACGCGCCCGCCGGCGGCCGAGTTGTCTTGCTGCGCCCCTGTCCCGTAAACTGCCTCGTCGCCCACTCCAGATCCCGAAACCTTGATCGCCTTGTCCATGGAAAACGCTCTCTCTGCCATCGACAACCCCGCTTCGCTGGGAGTTGTCGCGCCGCAGAGCCACACCTTTACCGAACCGCTGGAGCTGGCCTGTGGCCGCACGCTGCGGGAGTACACGCTGGTCTACGAGACCTACGGCCAGCTGGATGCCGATAAAAGCAATGCGGTGCTGATCTGCCACGCGCTGTCCGGGCATCACCACGCCGCCGGTTATCACAGCGAAGACGACAAGCGCCCCGGCTGGTGGGATCACTACATCGGCCCGGGCAAGCCGATCGATACCGACCGGTTTTTCGTCGTGTCGCTGAACAACCTCGGCGGCTGCCACGGCTCCACTGGCCCGGCTTCGACTAACCCCGACAGCGGCCGCCCCTGGGGGCCGGATTTCCCCCTGCTGCGGGTGCGCGACTGGGTGCACAGCCAGGCGCGCCTTGCTGACCTGCTCGGCATCGAGCAGTGGGCCGCGGTGGTCGGCGGCAGCCTCGGAGGGATGCAGGCGATGCGCTGGTCGCTGGAGTATCCCGAGCGCCTGCGTCACTGCGTGGTGATCGCCTCGGCGATGAAACTGTCGGCGCAGAATATTGCCTTCAACGAGACCGCGCGCCAGGCCATCACCTCCGATCCGGACTTCAGCGGTGGCCGCTACCTGGAACTGGACCAGCTGCCGCGCCGCGGCCTCGCCGTGGCACGCATGATTGGCCATATCACCTACCTGTCCGACGACGGTCTGGGGCGCAAATTTGGCCGTGAGCTGCGCTCCGGCTCTTTCAGTCTCGGCGCCGAGGAGGCGGTGGAGTTCGAGGTGCAGAGCTACCTGCGTTACCAGGGCGACAAGTTTTCCGGCACCTTCGACCCCAATACCTACATCCTGATGACCCGCGCGCTGGATTACTTCGATCTGGCGCGGGAATACGGCGATGACCCGGTAGCGGCCTTTGGCCACGCCCGCTGCAAATTCCTGCTGGTCTCTTTTACCTCCGACTGGCGCTTCGCGCCGGATCGCTCGCGGGAGGTTGTCGACGCATTGATGCACGCCAACGTGCCGGTGAGCTACGCCGAGATCGAATCGCCCATGGGGCACGATGCTTTCCTGCTGCCCAATCCGCGCTACGAGCGGGTGTTCGGCACCTATATGAACGGGGTTGCGGCGGAACTGGCACGGGAGAAAAGCTGATGCGTATCGATCTCGATATCATCCAGAACTGGGTTGCGCCGCGCACGCGCGTACTGGATTTGGGCTGCGGTGATGGCTATCTGCTGGAGCAGCTCGGTCGGCACAAACAGGTCAGCGGCTACGGCCTGGAAATCGATCCGCAGGAAATCGAGCGCTGCCTGCAGCGCGGTGTCAACGTGGTGGAACAGAACCTGGACCAGGGGCTTGGCAACTTTGCCGACGACAGCTTCGATACCGTGCTGATGACCCAGGCGCTACAGACGCTGCGCCAGCCGCACCTGGTGGTGCGGGAGATGTTACGGGTGGGGCGCGAGTGCATCATCTCCTTCCCCAATTTCGGCCAGTGGAAGGCGCGCTGGCACCTGGCGATTTCCGGGCGCATGCCAGTGTCCGACTTATTACCCTATGAATGGTACGACACACCCAACATTCACTTTTGTACTTTCCGCGACTTCGAGGTGCTGTGTCGGGAGAACAATTGGCGTATCCTGCACCGCCAGGTGGTTTCGGAGTCGCGCTTCAGCGCCGCGCTGAAGGATTTTATTCCCAACCTGTTCGGCGAAACGGCGATTTACCACCTGACTCGCTAAACTCATTGCAAGTGCCCGGTTTTTCCGTGATGGAAAAGTCGGGTTTCGCCCGTCGACGTCTGGCGCCTGGCCGGGCGCTGGCGCGGTTCTGCGGACGTTGTCCGCGGACCGGTGGCGGAGCCGGTGACAACCAGGAGGAGGTGAACTGTGAAACGCATACTCGCCGCAGCGGCGGCACTGGCGCTGCTGTTCTGGGCCGCCAACAGCGCCGCTCAGCCGGAGGCCCGGGTGATCAAGAGTCACCAGGATTTCGGTGACTACCGGGTGATCTACTCGGTGTTCAACAGCGAATTCATCAAGCCGGAAATCGCCGAGCAGTACCAGCTGGTGCGCGGCAAAGATCGCGTCTTCGTCAACGTCTCGGTGGTCGAGAAGGTGGGCGGCACCCACGGCCTGGCCGCGGAGATGAGCGGCAACGCCACCAACCTGATTCAGCAGTCGCGACCGCTGAAGTTTATGGAGATCAAGGAGGGCGAGGCGGTGTATTACCTGGCGCCGCTGCGCTTCAACCACGAAGAAACGATGACGTTTACCATCGATGTGAAGCTGCCCAACGGCGAAACCGAGCAGGTGAGCTTCCGCCGCAAGCTGGAAAAGCAATAGCGCTGGCGGCGCGCTTTCGCGTTGCCTTGTCGGGTGCTGCGCCGCAGCACTCCACCTGATCCCCGGCGCCGACCGTGTGCGCGGCGCCTTCATCCCCCGGCGGGACGCGCGGGCACCTGCAAGACGAGGCTTTGTAGTTGTGCCGTCGGTCTCCGCCCCTTCACTGTTGAGATATGTTGAGAAAAATCGTACTGGCCAGCGGAAACGCCGGCAAGCTGAGAGAGTTTTCACAGCTGTTCGCCAGCTGGGATATCGATGTGCTACCGCAGTCTGAATTCGCGGTGCCGGAAGCGGACGAAACCGGCCTCAGTTTTATCGAAAATGCCCTGCTCAAGGCCCGCCACGCCAGCCGCATCAGTGGCCTGCCGGCGCTGGCGGACGACTCCGGCCTGGCGGTGGATGCCCTCGGCGGCGCACCGGGCATCTACTCCGCCCGTTACGCCGGCCCCGGTGCCGGCGATGCGGACAACAACCGCAAGCTGCTCGAAGCGCTCAGCGACGTGGAAGACGGCCGGCGCGGCGCCAGCTTTC
This region of Microbulbifer sp. SAOS-129_SWC genomic DNA includes:
- a CDS encoding type IV pilus twitching motility protein PilT encodes the protein MDITELLAFSAKQNASDLHLSAGLPPMIRVDGDVRRINLPPMEHKQVHGLIYEIMNDKQRKDYEEFLETDFSFEVPGVARFRVNAFNHNRGAGAVFRTIPSKVLTMEDLGMGQVFKQISDTPRGLVLVTGPTGSGKSTTLAAMMDYINDNKYEHILTIEDPIEFVHESKKCLVNQREVHRDTHGFAEALRSALREDPDIILVGELRDLETIRLALTAAETGHLVFGTLHTTSAAKTIDRVVDVFPAQEKSMVRSMLSESLQAVVSQTLMKKNGGGRVAAHEIMRGTSAIRNLIREDKVAQMYSAIQTGASVGMQTMDQCLQDLVERRIITREVAREKAKMPESF
- a CDS encoding YggS family pyridoxal phosphate-dependent enzyme, encoding MRKEDITENLNRVRERIVTACAESGRDPQSVTLLAVSKTRPAGDLRVACAAGQRDFGENYLQEALEKQAQLSDLPIVWHFIGPLQSNKTRAVAEHFDWMHSVDRLKIAQRLSAQRPAGLAPLNICLQVNIDAEQSKSGAPPAEVAALAQAVAALPNLRLRGLMAIPAPRPDPALQCQPFERMAALLQDLREQLPEQPLDTLSMGMSADMAAAIAGGATIVRIGTDIFGARQ
- the proC gene encoding pyrroline-5-carboxylate reductase codes for the protein MSEPKMVFIGGAGNMAGAVIGGLVASGYPAAQIVATGRNEQKLADFAARTGVQVSTDNAAAVAEAEVLVLSVKPQMMKELCASIAPVLEAQVSGRKPLVITLAAGIPLAAYQRWLGAGVPIVRAMPNTPALVGTGVTGLYAGDGVTEAQRQIATQMAEAVGIAYWVGEESGIDQVIAVSGSGPAYYFQFMESMIDAAEKAGMARDDAERLTLQTALGAAKLAAASDVDVAQLKRNVMSPNGTTERAVQRFQSGGLPQLVAQAMGDCAARAAEMARELDN
- a CDS encoding YggT family protein, with amino-acid sequence MVNTFSNIGVFLLATIGILYLFAVLMRFLLQLARADFYNPISQGIVKVTNAPLLPLRKVVPGMFGVDMASLVLAVLVGWLMILGCGLLAGVGLINPLSALLWSLIGCTMTVLAIVFVGMLVSIVFSWIAPQSGHPALMLLRQLLEPFCAPVRRLIPPLGMIDISPIFVFILLTVADKLLFGFAQMANMPQFVYQLFWHIPGF
- a CDS encoding dynamin family protein produces the protein MEDAILRQHIADYDRWKKALDLQFATFNGWLQEHFPNSAGARQVVQQARALLAEDQFTLALVGEFSRGKTELINALLSHTYGKRLLPSKPGRTTMCPTEIFSDGSESASLRLLPIETLGTNTSLESFRRIPQKWVTHEFNANDAEATREALLKVAASKAVTPDEAARYGFDRRHLDGKGNLVQIPAWRYALICLPHPLLAQGLRIIDTPGLNALGNEPELTLSTLPSAQAVAFLLAADAGVSGTDLNMWETHLVPLREHRGTAVMALLNKIDAMWDDPDEDAELLVRQMRAQVAKLLELPQESVVGVSAKKALLARQQQDPQMLAQSRFGEFEKLLVQRLMEHRQKVAEHRSLHQALTLMADTRDLLKRRLNSGRAALTHLQRNTATSDEQLAELAQLQQTAREQHKVCHQELLTLKSSQRTLARQRASLLAPVSSQQLQQLIDDTSRALHERWTPLGLAKAIDSFMEGVDQQMDNLQREVTQANRLVDAIFERSSLKNLETYEQHLNIHSFRIALRGLHRQAAQLRRSPQLLLARRNRLTERFLATLASEVGRLYSQLISAADGWTEQALEPLKQHVQYQKHLLNRHMIKLTELKQKTQTKRTDLRALEEEILRNDNALASLEEFLRQSSAAPQPLAPAPQASNVTPLKAPASS
- a CDS encoding homoserine O-acetyltransferase, which gives rise to MENALSAIDNPASLGVVAPQSHTFTEPLELACGRTLREYTLVYETYGQLDADKSNAVLICHALSGHHHAAGYHSEDDKRPGWWDHYIGPGKPIDTDRFFVVSLNNLGGCHGSTGPASTNPDSGRPWGPDFPLLRVRDWVHSQARLADLLGIEQWAAVVGGSLGGMQAMRWSLEYPERLRHCVVIASAMKLSAQNIAFNETARQAITSDPDFSGGRYLELDQLPRRGLAVARMIGHITYLSDDGLGRKFGRELRSGSFSLGAEEAVEFEVQSYLRYQGDKFSGTFDPNTYILMTRALDYFDLAREYGDDPVAAFGHARCKFLLVSFTSDWRFAPDRSREVVDALMHANVPVSYAEIESPMGHDAFLLPNPRYERVFGTYMNGVAAELAREKS
- the metW gene encoding methionine biosynthesis protein MetW; the protein is MRIDLDIIQNWVAPRTRVLDLGCGDGYLLEQLGRHKQVSGYGLEIDPQEIERCLQRGVNVVEQNLDQGLGNFADDSFDTVLMTQALQTLRQPHLVVREMLRVGRECIISFPNFGQWKARWHLAISGRMPVSDLLPYEWYDTPNIHFCTFRDFEVLCRENNWRILHRQVVSESRFSAALKDFIPNLFGETAIYHLTR
- a CDS encoding DUF4426 domain-containing protein, with the translated sequence MKRILAAAAALALLFWAANSAAQPEARVIKSHQDFGDYRVIYSVFNSEFIKPEIAEQYQLVRGKDRVFVNVSVVEKVGGTHGLAAEMSGNATNLIQQSRPLKFMEIKEGEAVYYLAPLRFNHEETMTFTIDVKLPNGETEQVSFRRKLEKQ
- the rdgB gene encoding RdgB/HAM1 family non-canonical purine NTP pyrophosphatase: MLRKIVLASGNAGKLREFSQLFASWDIDVLPQSEFAVPEADETGLSFIENALLKARHASRISGLPALADDSGLAVDALGGAPGIYSARYAGPGAGDADNNRKLLEALSDVEDGRRGASFHCALAFVRSADDPVPLVCSARWGGRILRAPAGEQGFGYDPLFFVESEGMTSAQLPREVKNRISHRGQAVRLFSAMWREQMQGQGA